The proteins below come from a single Mya arenaria isolate MELC-2E11 chromosome 8, ASM2691426v1 genomic window:
- the LOC128242094 gene encoding uncharacterized protein LOC128242094, with amino-acid sequence MASKHTKSFKDSMSMASDLIHDFVCSPCHEDKLNTEAKHFCRDCSKYYCDKCLTFHSKIHKEHTVLGRKDVDKWVGQGDSLISCDLHPQEVIKLLCEDHAEMCCHLCVSLNHRMCRSISLISDLAKGVYKMADFMQLPCKVAKVTTSLNQVREVKKKNQGSLKTSGKSMLTKITDLRKSLNQLLDELEKRTVKQMDSVLSDLDVTLQKDIDSCTLIHDQLKALMDTIQSQGKDDESSSYIGFRKCEEKMAKANSLLQEMSTKPELTATFKPDTRVTQLLSDMYSLGKLQGNQETLTGHQMSDMKSSEQIRPLHDISRVYTVKNKSTFNMNIKQDTDTCIILSITELPSGEIILVDNRNNRLKILNREYKVIAQYDVPQNPQDICHVTGNQVAVAVNCVNPVRHEVHFLTVTAGTIKMTRKFSVDHDCKSIRHHGDQLYVGSYTALYLYTTDGKLVKKMYEDTSGVMTVSQFALNQDGKRIYICDFANSKIITIDNNGSILATLQDPDIIRPNSVHVSEVGHVFVCSWFSHTVLQIDQEGRKKLATLVRMGEGINYPWAVWYSTHTGRLIVGGHQNDILVMELQ; translated from the exons ATGGCTTCAAAGCACACAAAGTCCTTCAAAGACTCAATGTCAATGGCATCTGATTTGATCCATGACTTTGTCTGCTCTCCGTGTCATGAGGACAAGCTTAATACTGAGGCCAAACATTTCTGTAGGGACTGCTCCAAATACTACTGTGACAAATGCCTGACTTTTCACTCCAAAATCCACAAAGAGCACACTGTGTTGGGCCGAAAGGATGTGGACAAGTGGGTGGGGCAGGGCGACAGCCTCATTTCATGTGACCTTCACCCACAAGAGGTCATTAAACTTCTGTGTGAGGACCATGCTGAGATGTGCTGCCACCTCTGTGTGTCCTTGAATCACAG GATGTGCAGAAGCATTAGCTTGATCTCAGACCTAGCTAAGGGTGTATACAAGATGGCCGATTTCATGCAGCTACCATGCAAGGTTGCTAAGGTAACAACAAGTCTAAACCAGGTCAGAGAGGTCAAAAAGAAGAACCAAGGCTCCTTGAAGACCTCTGGCAAATCCATGCTGACAAAGATCACGGACCTGAGGAAGTCACTGAACCAGCTGCTGGATGAGCTGGAGAAGAGGACAGTCAAACAGATGGACAGCGTCCTGTCTGACCTGGATGTCACACTTCAGAAGGACATTGACTCCTGCACACTCATACATGACCAGCTCAAGGCCTTGATGGACACCATCCAATCCCAGGGCAAGGACGATGAGTCAAGCTCCTACATTGGCTTCAGGAAGTGTGAAGAGAAGATGGCAAAAGCCAACAGCCTGCTCCAGGAGATGTCCACAAAACCTGAATTGACCGCCACTTTCAAGCCTGATACCAGAGTTACACAACTGCTGTCTGATATGTATTCATTAGGCAAGCTCCAAGGTAATCAGGAAACACTGACAGGCCATCAAATGTCTGACATGAAGTCTTCTGAACAGATCAGGCCATTGCATGATATATCAAGGGTTTACAcagttaaaaacaaatcaacctTCAATATGAACATCAAGCAAGATAcagatacatgtattattttgagtATTACAGAACTTCCATCAGGAGAGATTATTCTTGTAGATAACAGAAATAACagactgaaaatattgaacagGGAGTATAAGGTAATAGCCCAATATGATGTCCCTCAAAACCCCCAGGACATCTGTCATGTCACTGGTAATCAGGTGGCTGTAGCAGTAAACTGTGTTAATCCTGTCAGGCATGAGGTCCACTTCCTCACTGTGACAGCTGGCACCATCAAGATGACCAGGAAGTTCTCAGTTGATCATGACTGCAAGTCCATCAGGCACCATGGGGACCAGCTGTATGTGGGCTCCTATACAGCCCTGTACCTCTACACCACAGACGGCAAGCTAGTCAAGAAAATGTATGAAGACACATCAGGAGTGATGACAGTGTCTCAATTTGCTCTAAACCAAGATGGCAAGAGGATATACATCTGTGACTTTGCCAATAGCAAAATCATTACAATTGACAACAATGGCAGCATTCTAGCCACACTGCAGGATCCAGACATTATAAGGCCAAATAGTGTACATGTGAGTGAGGTTGgacatgtgtttgtgtgttcatGGTTCTCCCACACAGTGTTGCAGATTGACCAGGAAGGCAGGAAGAAGCTGGCCACACTGGTCAGGATGGGAGAGGGCATCAACTATCCATGGGCAGTTTGGTACAGCACCCACACTGGCAGACTGATTGTGGGTGGACATCAAAATGACATTCTGGTGATGGAACTCCAGTAG